The Anaerolineae bacterium genomic interval GTTCGCGCCAGGAACCTCGGTCCCTGGGTAGTGGATCACCTCGCGCGGCGGATTGGCCAGAAACTGCCGGCCCTCTTCGTCCTTCGCCAGGTCTTGGAACAGCAGGTCGGGCGCCGGCGCCAGCGCCACTACGGCCGCCACACACGGCTCCTGGGCCGCGGCGATGAGCACCAGCCGGCCGCCCAGGCTGTGCCCTACCAGCCCGATCCTATCAGCCATCACGAACGGCTGGGCCGCCAGCCAGTGAATGCTTTTCCGCACATCCTCTGCCCCCTGGCCGGCATACACCCCGCCGCTGTCGCCGTGCCCGCGCAGGTCGTAAATCAGCGCCGCGATCCCGCGCGCTGCCAGCTCCTGCGCGGCCGGCCGCATGATCTTGCGCCCCGCCGCCATGCCGTGGAGAAGGATGGCGGCCGGGAACGGTCCCTCGCCAGCCGGCAGATAGATTTCCCCTCGCAGAACCGCATCCCCGACATCAATCGCCGCTTCCCTGCAGGTGAACCCTTCCATATGCTCCATGTGTGCGTCCAGGTGACAGGGTGTGTCAAGGTTATGGCCGGCTCACCCCTGGCGGGATTCCGGCGTGCGCCGCACCCAGGTATGCCAGTCCCGGATGTCGCGGTCCAGCAGGAGCCGGTACAACAG includes:
- a CDS encoding alpha/beta fold hydrolase, giving the protein MEHMEGFTCREAAIDVGDAVLRGEIYLPAGEGPFPAAILLHGMAAGRKIMRPAAQELAARGIAALIYDLRGHGDSGGVYAGQGAEDVRKSIHWLAAQPFVMADRIGLVGHSLGGRLVLIAAAQEPCVAAVVALAPAPDLLFQDLAKDEEGRQFLANPPREVIHYPGTEVPGANNWDGWRLIQNMRLNGYRMSIIWADTIATWNAFPLEKAVRF